Proteins encoded within one genomic window of Amycolatopsis nigrescens CSC17Ta-90:
- a CDS encoding nitrilase-related carbon-nitrogen hydrolase has product MTAGTVRAVVVQAAPVAFDLARTLDKVDALAAEAAAEPVDLIVFPEAFVSCYPRGSNFGAVIGSRTAEGRAWYRRYWESSVDVPGPVTERLGAAAARCRAHLVIGVIERDLGTLYCTALTFSPDGALLGKHRKLMPTAAERLVWGFGDGSTMPVHDTPIGRLGTVICWENYMPLMRMHMYAQGVQLYCAPTADPRETWVASMRHVAAEGRCFVLSANQFARRGDYPADYPVAGDPGDVLSVGNSVIVSPLGDVLAGPATEGETLLRAELDLGAIAEGKYDFDVAGHYSRPDIFTLEVDTRAKPPVRRIED; this is encoded by the coding sequence CGGAAGCCGCTGCCGAGCCGGTCGACCTGATCGTCTTCCCGGAGGCGTTCGTCAGCTGCTATCCGCGCGGCAGCAATTTCGGCGCGGTGATCGGCAGCCGGACCGCCGAGGGGCGCGCCTGGTACCGGCGCTACTGGGAGTCCAGTGTGGACGTTCCGGGACCGGTGACCGAGCGGCTCGGCGCCGCCGCCGCCCGGTGCCGCGCCCATCTGGTGATCGGCGTGATCGAGCGCGACCTCGGCACGCTGTACTGCACCGCGCTGACCTTTTCGCCGGACGGCGCCCTGCTCGGCAAGCACCGCAAGCTGATGCCCACCGCCGCCGAGCGGCTGGTCTGGGGCTTCGGCGACGGGTCCACCATGCCGGTGCACGACACCCCGATCGGCAGGCTGGGCACGGTGATCTGCTGGGAGAACTACATGCCGCTGATGCGGATGCACATGTACGCCCAGGGCGTGCAGCTGTACTGCGCGCCGACCGCGGACCCGCGGGAGACCTGGGTGGCCAGCATGCGGCACGTCGCCGCCGAGGGACGCTGTTTCGTGTTGTCCGCCAACCAGTTCGCCCGCCGCGGCGACTACCCGGCCGACTACCCGGTGGCCGGAGATCCCGGCGACGTGCTCTCGGTGGGCAACTCGGTGATCGTCTCCCCGCTCGGTGACGTGCTCGCCGGACCGGCCACCGAGGGGGAGACCCTGCTGCGCGCGGAACTGGATCTCGGCGCCATCGCCGAGGGCAAGTACGACTTCGACGTGGCCGGGCACTACTCGCGGCCGGACATCTTCACCCTCGAGGTGGACACCCGGGCCAAGCCGCCGGTCCGCCGGATCGAGGACTAG
- the whiA gene encoding DNA-binding protein WhiA: protein MAMTAAVKDELSRLEITKIGPRRAEVSSMLRFAGGLHIVSGRVVVEAELDTGSVARRLRKEIHELYGHHSDVHVISSSGLRKGTRYVVRVVKDGEGLARQTGLIDQRGRPVRGLPAAVVSGGIADAEAAWRGAFLAHGSLTEPGRSSSLEVTCPGPEAALALVGAARRLGIQAKSREVRGADRVVVRDGDAIGALLTRLGAHSSVLQWEERRMRREVRATANRLANFDDANLRRSARAAVAAAARVERALTILGDSAPDHLLTAGKLRLSNRQASLEELGQLSDPQMTKDAVAGRIRRLLAMADKKAKEQGIPDTESAVTAEMLEEDA from the coding sequence ATGGCGATGACCGCCGCGGTCAAGGACGAGCTGAGCCGTCTGGAGATCACCAAGATCGGCCCGCGTCGCGCGGAGGTGTCGTCGATGCTGCGCTTCGCCGGTGGCCTGCACATCGTCTCCGGCCGGGTAGTGGTGGAGGCGGAGCTGGACACCGGTTCGGTGGCGAGGCGGCTGCGCAAGGAGATCCATGAGCTGTACGGGCACCATTCCGACGTGCACGTGATCTCGTCCAGCGGCCTGCGCAAGGGGACCAGGTACGTGGTGCGCGTGGTCAAGGACGGCGAGGGGCTGGCAAGGCAGACCGGGCTGATCGACCAGCGCGGCCGTCCGGTGCGGGGGCTGCCGGCGGCGGTGGTGTCCGGGGGGATCGCGGACGCCGAGGCGGCCTGGCGCGGTGCGTTCCTGGCGCACGGCTCGCTCACCGAGCCCGGCCGGTCGTCCTCGCTGGAGGTCACCTGCCCCGGCCCGGAGGCGGCGCTGGCGCTGGTCGGCGCGGCAAGGCGGCTGGGCATCCAGGCCAAATCGCGCGAGGTGCGCGGCGCGGACCGGGTGGTGGTGCGGGACGGGGACGCCATCGGCGCGCTGCTGACCAGGCTCGGCGCGCATTCCAGCGTGCTGCAGTGGGAGGAACGGCGGATGCGCCGGGAGGTCAGGGCGACCGCGAACCGGCTGGCGAACTTCGACGACGCGAACCTGCGTCGTTCGGCACGGGCCGCGGTGGCCGCCGCGGCCAGGGTCGAGCGGGCGCTGACCATCCTGGGCGACTCCGCGCCGGACCACCTGCTCACCGCGGGCAAGCTGCGGCTGTCCAACCGGCAGGCTTCGCTTGAGGAGCTCGGCCAGCTGTCCGACCCGCAGATGACCAAGGACGCGGTGGCAGGGCGGATCCGGCGGCTGCTCGCGATGGCCGACAAGAAGGCCAAGGAGCAGGGTATTCCGGACACCGAGTCCGCCGTCACCGCCGAGATGCTGGAAGAAGACGCCTGA
- the uvrC gene encoding excinuclease ABC subunit UvrC produces MADPSTYRPSPGSIPDAPGVYKFRDASKRVIYVGKAKSLRSRLNSYFADLAGLHPRTRQMVTTAAAVEWTVVATEVEALQLEYNWIKEFDPRFNVRYRDDKTYPVLAVTMHEEFPRLHVYRGPRKKGVRYFGPYAHAWAIRETLDLLLRVFPARTCSNGVFRRHTQIGRPCLLGYIDKCSAPCVGKVSAEQHHEIVEDFCDFLAGRTDVMVRRLEREMAEASETLEFEKAARLRDDLGALRRAMEKQAVVLGDGTDADVVAFAHDELEAAVQVFHVRGGRVRGQRGWVIDKVEEMDVPALVEQFLAQFYGEQADLAGQTPESGTPVPREVLVPELPSDAEAVTEWLSGLRGSRVQLRVPQRGDKRALAETVTRNAAEAFAQHKLRRAGDLTARSAALSELQENLGLDSAPLRIECVDISHIAGSDVVASLVVFEDGVPRKSEYRRFALREAAEEGDVASIAEVVRRRFSRYLKETEEDAPASDGQEGQEVPESRPGIDPETGKPRKFAYPPNLLVVDGAGPQATAAADVLAELGITDVAVVGLAKRLEEVWLPADPDPVILPRTSDALYLLQRVRDEAHRFAIRYHREKRSKRLQVSALDGVPGLGQTRRTALIKHFGSVKKLKQASVDEISGVPGVGRRTAEAVHAALAGQAGATKAETEGKTGS; encoded by the coding sequence GTGGCTGATCCGTCCACCTACCGTCCTTCGCCGGGGAGCATCCCGGACGCGCCCGGCGTGTACAAGTTCCGCGACGCCTCGAAGCGGGTCATCTACGTCGGCAAGGCCAAGAGCCTGCGAAGCCGGCTGAACTCCTACTTCGCCGACCTGGCCGGGCTGCACCCGCGCACCAGGCAGATGGTCACCACGGCGGCCGCCGTTGAGTGGACCGTGGTGGCCACCGAAGTCGAGGCGCTCCAGCTGGAGTACAACTGGATCAAGGAGTTCGACCCCAGGTTCAACGTCCGCTACCGGGACGACAAGACCTACCCGGTGCTCGCGGTGACCATGCACGAGGAGTTCCCGCGGCTGCACGTCTACCGCGGCCCGCGCAAGAAGGGCGTCCGCTACTTCGGCCCGTATGCGCACGCCTGGGCCATCCGGGAGACCCTCGACCTGCTGCTGCGCGTGTTCCCGGCCCGCACCTGCTCCAACGGGGTCTTCCGCCGGCACACCCAGATCGGCAGGCCCTGCCTGCTCGGCTACATCGACAAGTGCTCGGCGCCCTGCGTCGGCAAGGTCTCCGCCGAGCAGCACCACGAGATCGTCGAGGACTTCTGCGACTTTCTGGCCGGCCGCACCGACGTGATGGTGCGACGGCTGGAGCGGGAGATGGCCGAGGCCTCCGAGACGCTGGAGTTCGAGAAGGCCGCGCGCCTGCGCGACGACCTCGGCGCGTTGCGGCGGGCGATGGAGAAGCAGGCGGTGGTGCTCGGCGACGGCACGGACGCCGACGTGGTCGCCTTCGCGCACGACGAGCTGGAAGCCGCGGTGCAGGTGTTCCACGTCCGGGGCGGCCGGGTCCGCGGCCAGCGCGGCTGGGTGATCGACAAGGTCGAGGAGATGGACGTCCCCGCGCTGGTGGAGCAGTTCCTCGCGCAGTTCTACGGCGAGCAGGCCGATCTGGCCGGCCAGACCCCGGAGTCCGGGACGCCGGTGCCGCGGGAGGTGCTGGTGCCCGAGTTGCCGTCGGACGCGGAGGCGGTCACCGAGTGGCTGTCCGGCTTGCGCGGCTCGCGGGTGCAGCTGCGGGTGCCGCAGCGCGGGGACAAGCGGGCGCTGGCCGAGACGGTCACCCGCAACGCCGCCGAGGCCTTCGCCCAGCACAAGCTGCGTCGGGCCGGTGACCTCACCGCGCGCTCCGCGGCGCTGTCCGAGCTGCAGGAGAACCTCGGCCTCGACTCCGCGCCGCTGCGCATCGAGTGCGTGGACATCAGCCATATCGCCGGCAGCGACGTGGTCGCGTCGCTGGTGGTGTTCGAGGACGGGGTGCCGCGCAAGTCGGAGTACCGCCGGTTCGCGCTGCGGGAAGCCGCGGAGGAAGGCGATGTCGCCTCGATCGCCGAGGTCGTCCGGCGGCGTTTTTCGCGCTACCTGAAGGAAACCGAAGAAGATGCCCCGGCTTCGGACGGTCAGGAGGGCCAGGAGGTCCCCGAGTCGAGGCCGGGCATCGACCCGGAGACCGGCAAGCCCCGCAAGTTCGCCTACCCGCCGAACCTGCTCGTGGTGGACGGCGCCGGCCCGCAGGCCACCGCGGCCGCGGACGTGCTGGCCGAGCTCGGCATCACCGACGTGGCGGTGGTCGGCCTCGCCAAGCGGCTGGAGGAGGTCTGGCTGCCCGCCGACCCCGATCCGGTGATTCTGCCCAGGACTTCGGACGCGCTGTATCTGCTGCAGCGAGTGCGTGACGAGGCGCATCGGTTCGCCATCAGGTATCACCGCGAGAAGCGGTCGAAACGCCTTCAGGTGTCCGCATTGGACGGTGTGCCCGGACTGGGCCAGACTCGCCGGACCGCGCTGATCAAGCATTTCGGCTCGGTGAAGAAACTCAAGCAGGCCAGTGTGGACGAGATCTCCGGAGTGCCGGGCGTCGGCAGGCGCACCGCGGAGGCCGTGCACGCGGCGCTGGCCGGGCAGGCCGGCGCGACCAAAGCCGAAACCGAAGGGAAGACAGGCTCGTGA
- a CDS encoding phosphotransferase — translation MNQGTHPEELPAEVLDDVASVVGAEVTLLGRLPGGVNGGAMRVQLAGRAKAVLKAVPRAHPNHVDETLRAQRVVEHMRRCGYPTPAWLGVGATATQVWHLMDFVDAAPAPELTPFLVEQLMEIIELQAGQASEPYDHWSYAWRVATGQESAVAGLDFNETPEQSLLRQSVAGLSGFSSVVSALVERLRLVCADVPPPREAPDMVHADLSTPSNVLVRDGAVVAVVDIGNAGSGTRAIDLTTLVWYTFQDPLLDDVRRRLWTRVLGLVGWQGAAVLAASQILHMLEIPIRHGRHDVVPGVVERGHRALDELNALR, via the coding sequence ATGAACCAGGGTACCCATCCCGAAGAGCTGCCGGCCGAGGTCCTGGACGACGTGGCCAGCGTGGTCGGGGCAGAGGTCACTCTTCTCGGTCGCCTACCCGGAGGCGTCAATGGGGGTGCCATGCGCGTCCAGTTGGCCGGAAGGGCGAAGGCGGTTCTCAAAGCAGTGCCCCGGGCACACCCCAACCACGTGGACGAGACGTTGCGGGCCCAGAGAGTGGTCGAGCACATGCGTAGGTGCGGCTATCCCACCCCGGCTTGGCTCGGAGTGGGGGCCACAGCCACTCAGGTATGGCATCTGATGGACTTCGTTGACGCGGCTCCCGCGCCAGAGCTGACCCCGTTCCTCGTTGAGCAGCTGATGGAGATCATCGAACTCCAGGCTGGCCAAGCCTCCGAGCCCTACGACCACTGGTCGTACGCCTGGCGGGTCGCCACCGGTCAGGAATCGGCTGTCGCCGGGCTGGATTTCAACGAGACGCCGGAGCAGTCGCTTCTCCGCCAGTCCGTGGCCGGGCTCTCGGGGTTTTCCTCCGTGGTGTCGGCCTTGGTTGAGCGCCTGCGGCTGGTGTGTGCGGACGTCCCACCACCGCGAGAGGCACCTGACATGGTCCATGCCGATCTCTCAACTCCCAGCAATGTCCTGGTGCGTGACGGAGCGGTGGTGGCGGTCGTGGATATCGGGAACGCAGGTAGCGGCACGCGGGCGATCGATCTCACCACCCTCGTGTGGTACACCTTCCAGGATCCGCTGCTGGACGATGTCCGAAGGCGGCTGTGGACGAGAGTCCTTGGCCTGGTCGGCTGGCAGGGGGCGGCGGTGCTTGCGGCGTCACAGATCCTCCACATGCTCGAGATCCCCATCCGCCACGGGCGCCACGATGTCGTTCCAGGGGTGGTCGAGCGCGGCCATCGCGCCCTCGACGAACTGAACGCGCTTCGCTAG
- a CDS encoding gluconeogenesis factor YvcK family protein, with amino-acid sequence MRAVALGGGHGLHATLTALRRLTRDVTAVVTVADDGGSSGRLRRELGLLPPGDLRQALAALAAAEDGGGLWAEVFQHRFGGDGALAGHAVGNLLLAGLFEVLGDPVAALDEASRLVGVSGRVLPMSTEPLEIEAEVSGLADNGELTVIRGQVAVASTPGQVQRITVETPRQSTAAPKACHQAVDAVLGADLVLLGPGSWFTSVLPHLLVPELHDALVRTEATKVVILNLIPQPGETAGFSPEQHLDVLFQHAPGLRVDAVIADRRSVPTPARLRDAAAGLGARAHLADVADPGVAGRHDPDALANCVREALGLTVEPEEEG; translated from the coding sequence TTGCGCGCGGTGGCGCTGGGCGGCGGGCACGGCCTGCACGCCACGCTCACCGCGCTGCGGCGGCTCACCAGGGACGTGACCGCCGTGGTCACGGTGGCCGACGACGGCGGCTCCTCCGGGCGGCTGCGCCGCGAGCTCGGCCTGCTGCCGCCGGGCGACCTGCGGCAGGCGCTGGCCGCGCTGGCCGCGGCCGAGGACGGCGGCGGCCTGTGGGCCGAGGTGTTCCAGCACCGGTTCGGCGGGGACGGCGCGCTCGCCGGGCACGCGGTCGGGAACCTGTTGCTGGCCGGGCTGTTCGAGGTGCTCGGCGACCCGGTGGCGGCGCTGGACGAGGCGAGCAGGCTGGTCGGGGTGTCCGGCAGGGTGCTGCCCATGTCGACCGAGCCGCTGGAGATCGAGGCCGAGGTCAGCGGGCTGGCCGACAACGGCGAGCTGACCGTGATCCGCGGTCAGGTCGCGGTGGCCAGTACACCCGGTCAGGTACAGCGGATCACCGTGGAGACCCCGCGCCAGTCCACCGCGGCGCCCAAGGCGTGCCATCAGGCGGTGGACGCGGTACTGGGCGCGGACCTGGTCCTGCTCGGTCCCGGCTCGTGGTTCACCAGCGTGCTGCCGCATCTTCTGGTGCCCGAATTGCACGACGCACTGGTCCGCACGGAGGCCACGAAAGTGGTGATTCTGAACCTGATCCCCCAGCCGGGTGAGACAGCGGGCTTCTCACCCGAACAGCACCTCGACGTACTCTTCCAGCACGCTCCCGGGCTCCGGGTGGACGCGGTCATCGCGGACCGCCGCTCGGTGCCGACCCCGGCACGGCTGCGTGACGCCGCCGCGGGACTGGGAGCGCGGGCGCACCTGGCTGACGTGGCCGACCCCGGCGTGGCGGGGCGGCACGACCCGGATGCGCTGGCGAACTGTGTGCGAGAGGCTCTCGGTCTTACCGTCGAGCCAGAGGAGGAGGGGTAA
- a CDS encoding S1 family peptidase: MSRARALGALCAASITATLFAGGVASADVTPYIVGGEKAGPSPWAAQVYVGGDFNCSGSVLSAEWVMTAVHCLGDSMSVRVGSNDLGGGTEVTVDRQESSPNGDIALLHLTGSAGSDFVTLGDADPSTGSTNQIFGWGRETPDGPAAPQLKTADVKVTGSSTDAYGGKAIQSEGINGAAWKGDSGGPQISDGKQVGVASTVEHQGDDPNGVNNYASVATSRSWIQETAGV; the protein is encoded by the coding sequence GTGAGTCGAGCCCGTGCCCTTGGCGCCCTCTGCGCCGCATCGATCACCGCGACCCTCTTCGCCGGAGGGGTCGCCTCCGCCGACGTCACGCCGTACATCGTCGGCGGCGAAAAGGCAGGCCCGTCGCCGTGGGCCGCCCAGGTCTACGTCGGTGGCGACTTCAACTGCTCCGGCTCTGTCCTCTCCGCGGAGTGGGTGATGACCGCGGTGCACTGCCTCGGCGACTCGATGAGCGTGCGGGTGGGCAGCAACGACCTCGGCGGCGGCACCGAGGTGACCGTGGACCGGCAGGAGAGCTCGCCGAACGGCGACATCGCGCTGCTGCACCTGACCGGCTCGGCCGGCAGCGACTTCGTCACGCTCGGCGACGCCGACCCGTCGACCGGCTCCACCAACCAGATCTTCGGCTGGGGCAGGGAAACCCCGGACGGCCCGGCCGCACCGCAGCTCAAGACCGCGGACGTCAAGGTCACCGGCTCGTCCACGGACGCGTACGGCGGCAAGGCGATCCAGAGCGAGGGCATCAACGGCGCCGCCTGGAAGGGCGACTCCGGCGGCCCGCAGATCTCCGACGGCAAGCAGGTCGGCGTCGCGTCCACGGTCGAGCACCAGGGCGACGACCCGAACGGCGTGAACAACTACGCCAGCGTGGCCACCAGCCGCTCCTGGATCCAGGAGACCGCCGGCGTCTGA
- the rapZ gene encoding RNase adapter RapZ, with protein MEVAVVSGLSGAGRSTAAKCLEDLGWFVVDNLPPELIATMVELGAQARGAITKVAVVMDVRSRAFTDDLASVIKDLDARGYKPRVVFLEATDAVLVRRFEQVRRGHPMQGDGRLSDGITAERALLSPLREEADLVLDTSSLSVHDLRAKIEDAFGSEASTQTRVTVLSFGYKYGLPMDADLVMDVRFLPNPFWIPELREHTGLDGEVRNYVLTQEGADEFLDRYHQLLRLIGAGYKREGKRYLTLAVGCTGGKHRSVAISEELASRLSNEDGMAVKVVHRDLGRE; from the coding sequence ATGGAGGTGGCGGTGGTCAGCGGGCTGTCCGGGGCGGGGCGCAGCACCGCGGCGAAGTGCCTGGAGGACCTCGGCTGGTTCGTGGTGGACAACCTGCCGCCCGAGCTGATCGCCACCATGGTGGAGCTCGGCGCGCAGGCCAGGGGCGCGATCACCAAGGTGGCCGTGGTGATGGACGTCCGGTCGCGGGCGTTCACCGACGACCTCGCGTCGGTGATCAAGGACCTGGACGCCCGCGGCTACAAGCCGAGGGTGGTGTTCCTGGAGGCCACCGACGCGGTGCTGGTGCGCCGGTTCGAGCAGGTCCGGCGCGGGCACCCGATGCAGGGCGACGGGCGGCTTTCGGACGGCATCACCGCGGAGCGGGCGCTGCTGTCCCCGCTGCGCGAGGAGGCGGACCTGGTGCTGGACACGTCCTCGCTGTCCGTGCACGACCTGCGGGCCAAGATCGAGGACGCGTTCGGCTCCGAAGCGAGTACCCAGACCAGGGTCACCGTGCTCTCCTTCGGCTACAAGTACGGCCTGCCGATGGACGCGGACCTGGTGATGGACGTGCGGTTCCTGCCGAACCCGTTCTGGATCCCCGAACTGCGCGAGCACACCGGCCTTGACGGCGAGGTGCGCAACTACGTGCTGACCCAGGAGGGTGCGGACGAGTTCCTGGACCGCTACCACCAGCTGCTGCGGCTGATCGGCGCGGGCTACAAGCGCGAGGGCAAGCGTTACCTGACCCTGGCCGTCGGCTGCACCGGCGGAAAGCACCGCAGTGTGGCCATCTCCGAGGAGCTGGCCAGTCGTCTGTCCAATGAGGACGGTATGGCCGTCAAGGTGGTGCATCGGGACTTGGGCCGCGAGTGA
- a CDS encoding WD40/YVTN/BNR-like repeat-containing protein, with protein MRARRRWFAVFVLTLSAVLVAPGAPALADPPGTGQPGEYRPVRGPSAPAEHRFLQKTMPGQTLPRHAYAQAADQARTLPAIGGRWTPSGPANIGGRIVGLALDPQLPDTLYAAAASGGLWRSTDAGRTFAPAWPDDMTQAMGAVAAAPDGTLYVGTGEANPGGGSVTYEGTGLYRSTDRGRSWQYAGLRDSGAIGAILVDPADPRRITVAATGSLYSPGGDRGVYQSTDGGRSWRRSLDVANEFTGAVDVQADPADPRRMYAVLWDHRRTPAKRTYGGVGSGVFRSLDGGASWQRLADGLPAAGAEVGRIGIGVSATEPGRLYAIVNHTEGPFAGFYTSPDAGNSWTRLPEPPELKDSQASYGWWFGKVWVDPGDSRHLHVAGVPLVTSKDGGRTWTADAVSTHVDHHAMIWDPRHPSRVYLGNDGGVYRSDAGGDGGWVKAEHEPYTQFYSAAITPQDPSRISGGTQDNGSLRSWNGQRFNEYLGGDGEENLINPEDRDNVFACYQYGNCFRSTDGGDNLTFFTPQTTADRRNWFTPVQFDPTDPKTLYYGGNVLNRSTDGGVSWTPISPDLTGGPGQDAYPYGTITTVSAAPSDPRTIWVGTDDGRVWLTRDLGGSWTKVLDGQPWVTRIAVSERDAGTAYVTLSGYRSGSRQAHVLTTRDAGQRWTDLSGNLPDAPVNDVVTGPGGLLYVATDQGVFTGHGWAGGHWLRLGRGLPMVPVDDLEYDRGARRLVAATFGRGLYELRTP; from the coding sequence ATGCGTGCGCGTCGCCGATGGTTCGCGGTATTCGTCCTGACCCTCTCGGCGGTGCTGGTGGCACCGGGCGCGCCGGCGCTGGCCGATCCACCCGGCACCGGCCAGCCCGGGGAGTACCGCCCGGTGCGCGGCCCCTCGGCGCCTGCCGAGCACCGCTTCCTGCAGAAGACCATGCCCGGTCAGACACTGCCGAGGCACGCCTACGCGCAGGCCGCCGACCAGGCCAGGACGCTGCCCGCCATCGGCGGCCGCTGGACCCCGTCCGGCCCGGCCAACATCGGCGGCCGGATCGTCGGCCTGGCGCTGGACCCGCAGCTGCCCGACACGCTCTACGCGGCCGCGGCCAGCGGCGGGCTGTGGCGGTCCACCGACGCGGGCCGCACCTTCGCCCCCGCCTGGCCGGACGATATGACCCAGGCGATGGGCGCGGTGGCCGCGGCCCCGGACGGCACGCTCTACGTCGGCACCGGCGAAGCGAACCCCGGCGGCGGGAGCGTCACCTACGAGGGCACCGGGCTGTACCGCTCCACCGACCGCGGCCGGAGCTGGCAGTACGCCGGCCTGCGCGACTCCGGTGCGATCGGCGCGATCCTGGTCGACCCGGCCGACCCGCGGCGGATCACCGTGGCGGCCACCGGCTCGCTGTACTCCCCCGGCGGCGACCGCGGGGTCTACCAAAGCACCGACGGCGGCCGTTCCTGGCGCCGCTCCCTGGACGTGGCCAACGAGTTCACCGGCGCGGTCGACGTGCAGGCCGATCCCGCGGATCCGCGGCGGATGTACGCGGTGCTCTGGGACCACCGGCGCACCCCCGCCAAGCGCACCTACGGCGGGGTGGGTTCCGGGGTGTTCCGCTCGCTCGACGGCGGCGCCAGCTGGCAGCGGCTGGCCGACGGGCTGCCGGCAGCCGGGGCCGAGGTGGGACGGATCGGGATCGGCGTTTCCGCGACCGAACCGGGCAGGCTGTACGCGATCGTCAACCACACCGAAGGCCCGTTCGCCGGCTTCTACACCTCCCCCGATGCCGGGAACAGCTGGACCCGGCTGCCCGAACCGCCGGAGCTGAAGGACTCGCAGGCCAGCTACGGCTGGTGGTTCGGCAAGGTGTGGGTGGATCCCGGTGACTCCCGGCACCTGCACGTGGCCGGGGTACCGCTGGTCACCTCCAAGGACGGCGGCCGGACCTGGACCGCGGACGCCGTCAGCACCCACGTCGACCACCACGCGATGATCTGGGACCCGCGCCATCCGTCGCGGGTGTACCTGGGCAACGACGGCGGCGTTTACCGCTCGGACGCCGGCGGCGACGGCGGCTGGGTGAAAGCCGAACACGAGCCCTACACCCAGTTCTACAGCGCGGCGATCACTCCGCAGGACCCCTCGCGGATCTCCGGTGGAACCCAGGACAACGGCTCGCTGCGTTCCTGGAACGGCCAGCGGTTCAACGAGTACCTCGGCGGTGACGGCGAGGAGAACCTGATCAACCCGGAGGACCGGGACAACGTCTTCGCCTGCTACCAGTACGGAAACTGCTTCCGCTCCACCGACGGCGGCGACAACCTGACCTTCTTCACCCCGCAGACCACCGCCGACCGGCGCAACTGGTTCACCCCGGTGCAGTTCGACCCGACCGACCCGAAAACCCTTTACTACGGCGGAAACGTGCTCAACCGCTCGACCGACGGCGGGGTCAGCTGGACGCCGATCAGCCCCGACCTCACCGGCGGCCCCGGCCAGGACGCCTATCCGTACGGCACGATCACCACGGTCAGTGCGGCGCCATCGGACCCGCGCACGATCTGGGTTGGCACCGACGACGGCCGGGTCTGGCTCACCCGCGACCTCGGCGGCTCCTGGACGAAGGTGCTGGACGGGCAGCCGTGGGTCACCAGGATCGCGGTATCCGAACGGGACGCGGGCACCGCGTACGTCACGCTGTCCGGCTACCGCTCCGGCTCGCGGCAGGCGCACGTGCTCACCACCCGCGACGCCGGGCAGCGCTGGACCGATCTTTCCGGGAACCTGCCGGACGCGCCGGTGAACGACGTGGTTACCGGTCCCGGCGGGCTGCTGTACGTGGCCACGGACCAGGGTGTGTTCACCGGCCACGGCTGGGCGGGCGGCCACTGGCTGCGGCTCGGCCGCGGCCTGCCGATGGTGCCGGTGGACGACCTCGAGTACGACCGGGGCGCCCGCCGTCTGGTCGCCGCCACCTTCGGCCGCGGGCTGTACGAACTCCGCACGCCCTAG
- a CDS encoding exodeoxyribonuclease III, with translation MRIATWNVNSVGARLPRLTAWLESAAPDVLCLQELKCTTEAFPYEEISALGYETAAYGLGRWNGVAVLSRVGIEDVTRGLVDEPRYEDATEPRAIGATCGGVRVWSVYVPNGREPAHPHYAYKLRWLAALHTTVLAEAGGATPFAVLGDFNIAPADEDVWDISLFAESTHVTGAEREALAVLRKAGLTDVVPRPLKYDHPYTYWDYRALAFPKNNGMRIDLCYADAKFAASVTDAYVDREERKGKGGSDHAPVVVDLSS, from the coding sequence ATGCGCATCGCCACCTGGAACGTGAACTCCGTCGGTGCCCGGCTCCCCCGGCTGACCGCCTGGCTGGAGTCGGCCGCCCCGGACGTGCTCTGCCTGCAGGAGCTCAAATGCACCACCGAAGCCTTCCCGTACGAGGAGATCAGCGCGCTCGGCTATGAGACCGCCGCGTACGGGCTCGGCCGCTGGAACGGGGTGGCCGTGCTGTCCAGGGTCGGCATCGAGGACGTCACCCGCGGGCTGGTCGACGAGCCCCGCTACGAGGACGCCACCGAGCCCCGCGCGATCGGCGCCACCTGCGGCGGGGTGCGCGTCTGGTCGGTGTACGTGCCGAACGGCCGCGAGCCGGCCCACCCGCACTACGCCTACAAGCTGCGCTGGCTGGCGGCCCTGCACACGACGGTGCTGGCGGAGGCCGGCGGTGCCACGCCGTTCGCCGTGCTCGGCGACTTCAACATCGCGCCCGCCGACGAGGACGTCTGGGACATCAGCCTGTTCGCCGAGTCCACGCACGTCACCGGGGCGGAGCGCGAGGCGCTGGCCGTGCTGCGCAAGGCCGGGCTCACCGACGTGGTGCCGCGGCCGCTGAAGTACGACCACCCCTACACCTACTGGGACTACCGCGCGCTGGCCTTCCCGAAGAACAACGGCATGCGGATCGACCTGTGCTACGCGGACGCGAAGTTCGCCGCCTCGGTCACCGACGCCTACGTGGACCGCGAGGAGCGCAAGGGCAAAGGCGGCTCCGACCACGCACCGGTGGTGGTGGACCTCAGCAGCTAG